From Streptomyces sp. NBC_00370, a single genomic window includes:
- a CDS encoding methylated-DNA--[protein]-cysteine S-methyltransferase: MNDTNDTDVTNDTNDANGTPDDDTAALLARAGVSAGPERLSRLHGKLEEAAARDGILDVAYTTVDTPVGPLLLAATEKGLVRVAYAVEDHDKVLDTLTTRLSPRVLRAPRRLDAAARELDEYFNGARQAFDLPLDLALSKGFRQLVQRHLPDIAYGHTQSYAEVARLVGNPKAVRAVGTACATNPLPVVVPCHRVLRSDGTLGGYAGGPDAKSILLNLESAA, encoded by the coding sequence ATGAACGACACCAACGACACCGACGTCACCAACGACACCAACGACGCCAACGGCACACCGGACGACGACACCGCGGCCCTGCTCGCCCGCGCCGGCGTCTCCGCGGGCCCGGAGAGGCTGAGCAGACTGCACGGCAAACTCGAAGAGGCGGCGGCACGCGACGGGATCCTCGACGTCGCCTACACCACCGTCGACACCCCGGTCGGCCCGCTGCTGCTCGCGGCCACCGAGAAGGGCCTGGTCAGGGTCGCCTACGCCGTCGAGGACCACGACAAGGTCCTCGACACCCTGACCACCCGGCTGAGCCCCCGTGTGCTGCGCGCGCCACGCCGCCTGGACGCGGCGGCCCGCGAACTCGACGAGTACTTCAACGGCGCGAGGCAGGCCTTCGACCTCCCCCTCGACCTGGCGCTCTCCAAGGGCTTCCGGCAGCTCGTCCAGCGCCACCTCCCTGACATCGCCTACGGCCACACCCAGAGCTACGCGGAAGTGGCCCGCCTCGTCGGCAATCCCAAGGCGGTACGGGCGGTCGGCACGGCCTGCGCGACCAACCCGCTCCCCGTGGTCGTCCCCTGCCACCGCGTACTGCGCAGCGACGGCACACTGGGCGGCTACGCGGGCGGCCCCGACGCCAAGTCCATCCTGCTGAACCTGGAATCGGCGGCGTAA